GCAATCAGTCCTCGCATATAGGCCAGTGCCGACTCACGCGGCTCCGACCTGCTGAAACGGTGCACGAACCGCTCGTGCACCGCGTCCAGTTCACGTGCCCACAACCTGACACCAGCAAGGTCCCCACCCATACCCACACCAACGACCAACCTGGCCATCAGTCACAGCAGGCACCGTTGCAGTACTAGGCCGTCTCTTTCGGATCTTGCCGGGCCCGCGACGCCTGGCACCGTGCCTGGCCGCACTGCCGAGGCGACCACGTACGTCCAGTACGCGAGCGCCCCGGCAGCACGCCCAGGCACGGCACCAGACGCCGCGGGCTCGGCCGACAAGATCCGAAAGAGACGGCCTAGTGACCTGAGTCAGAGATTCGGTGGCAGTAGGCGGCGACTTTGTCGAGGATTTCGTCGGCTGTCTTCGTCCAGACGAAGGGCCTGGGCTGGTCGTTCCAGTCGCTCAGCCAGGCCCGGATGTCGCGTTCGAGGGCCTGGACGGAGCGGTGGGCTCCCCGCTTGAGCTTCTTTTGTGTGAGCTCGGCGAACCACCGCTCGACCAGGTTGAGCCAGGACGCGCTGGTGGGTGTGAAGTGCAGGTGGAACCGCGGGTGGGCCAGCAGCCACTTCTTGATGTCCGGGGTCTTGTGGGTCGCGTAGTTGTCGAGGATCAGATGGACCTGAAGATCCGCCGGGACCTCTTTGTCGACCTTGGTCAGGAACTTCTTGAACTCGGCGGCCCGGTGGCGGCGGTGGAGTGATCCGATGACCTTGCCGGTGGCGACTTCCAGGGCCGCGAAGAGGGTGGTGGTGCCGGCGCGGATGTAGTCGTGACTACGGCGCTCGGGAACGCCGGGCATCATGGGCAGGACCGGCTGGGACCGGTCCAGGGCCTGGATCTGCGACTTCTCGTCCACACAGAGGACCAAAGCCTTCTCCGGCGGGTCGAGGTAGAGACCGACCACGTCACGGACCTTGTCGATGAACAGCGGGTCCGTCGACAGTTTGAACGTTTGGGACCGGTGCGGGGCCAGCGCGAACGCCCGCCAGATCCTCGAGACCGTCGACTGGGACATCCCGGTTGCCGCGGCCA
Above is a window of Streptomyces subrutilus DNA encoding:
- a CDS encoding IS630 family transposase, translated to MSRPGPKIPPLSVTDAQRAVLEGWLRRRSTAQALAQRSRIVLECAGGHSVMEVSRRLGIAPDTVRTWRRRFLEHGLDGLGDEPRPGVPRKITDADVERVIVKTLEETPKNATHWSTRSMAAATGMSQSTVSRIWRAFALAPHRSQTFKLSTDPLFIDKVRDVVGLYLDPPEKALVLCVDEKSQIQALDRSQPVLPMMPGVPERRSHDYIRAGTTTLFAALEVATGKVIGSLHRRHRAAEFKKFLTKVDKEVPADLQVHLILDNYATHKTPDIKKWLLAHPRFHLHFTPTSASWLNLVERWFAELTQKKLKRGAHRSVQALERDIRAWLSDWNDQPRPFVWTKTADEILDKVAAYCHRISDSGH